In Chitinophaga oryzae, the sequence ACCGCGCCCGACTATACGCAAAAGATGCAGGCGCTGGATGCCAAACTGAAAGAGTATCAATCCAAAAACATCACGGTATTACTGATGTTTGGCGCAGGCACGGCGCCTCTGCCACTGGGCATGCCGCGCTCTTTCCTCGATTCCAACCGGGTGATGAAAAAAACCAAGCAGGACTTCGTATGGGCGCCCGCTTCCGACACCGACTTCCGGCAGTTCGTTCACCGGCTGTGCGTGCAATATGGCTGGCCTAAAGGGCCGGTCACCGCAGTATCTCTCTGGAACGAACCGTGGGAAGGCGCTTCCATCTCCGGATGGCAGTCCGATATTCTGCGTTACCGCGAAATATACCAGGTGATGGCACAGGCCGTGCTGGACGCGCGTAAAAAAGGCGCCGACGTGCTGGTAGGCGGCGGTGACTCCAATTCCAACGCCTGGGACAAACTGTTTGCTGACGGCAAAATGACTTTCCTGCCAGTTTTCGATTTCTGTTCCATCCACTACCAGGGGATGGAATCGCCGGCCATTTATCCGGAGTGGGTTAACCGCCAATCCCCCAAAGGCCGCGTAAAAATCTGGGATACCGAAAGCTGGGTAGGCAATACGGATGATCGTATAGGCCTTACCGTAGCCACGAACCGGTCTTCCGGTTACGACCGGTCCATGGGTATTTACGCCGGTTACATGTACACCGGCGGCCGCGGCAGCGAACATTTTACGCAGAAAGTGCTGACACCTGAAGGCGTCAAAGAAATCACCCGCATTCCCGATACCTGGTCGCAAGCTGCTGCGCTGGGTGCGGTACAACACCTGGTAGGCGAGCGCAGTTTCAACCGGCTGCTGTTTACCAACGGGCTGCCATGGATCATGATATTTGACGGCCGGCAACACCCGGATGACGGTACCGCCGTCATCAGCGGTGACATTGGGGATGCCTTTGGTGCGGAAAGGGTATTGTTCCGCGGGGTAAGAGGCCTGTCTGAAATAGCGGAAAAGGAAAAGATAAGAGCCGCCATCGCAGCAGGCAGCCCCCAAGCCGACAGCCTGCAACAGGTACTGCAAAAATACTATCCGCTTACCGGCGGCCGTATGCTGCTGCCCGCCGCTTCGTACCTGCGGTTGTATGACTTTTACGGCAACCCGCTGTACGCAAAGAACGGTCAGCTGGAAATACCGCTTAACAGCCAGGGTTACTACCTGCGTACCGACGGCTCCAAAGGCTCTTTCAGCAAATTGCTGGCAGCCCTGAAAACCGCCCGTATAGAAGGTTATGAGCCGGTGGAGATTATCCCTAAAGATATGACCGCCCGCATCTCCCAATCTCCTGTAATGCGGCTGCAGCTGACCAACATCCTGAACCGCGCGGTAAAAGGGCGGCTTCAGGTAACCTTAAAAGGACTGCGTATCACTGCGCCGGATACGGTGTCGCTGGCGGCGCATGAAACCCGCACCATCCCTGTGCAGATTACCGGCGGTGTTGCCGCGGCCAGCAATACCTACCCTCTCGCCGTACATTTCGATGCGGGCGCTGACGGCATCGCTGCTCACTATGAAGATATGCATGTGAATGTAATCTCCCGGTTAAGCATCAACGTAGACGGGCAGCTGGACGACTGGCAGCAGGCTATACCGCAGACCGTCAGCAGCAAAGGCACCGCTGCCGTCAGCGTGACGGAAGCAGCGTGGTATCCGTTCAAAAACTTCGACACTAACGCCAACGGTTATGCCAGCGGGTACTTCGCTTACGACGACCGTTACTTTTACTTTGCCGCCAAAGTAGCCGACAGCACGCCGCATCCGGGCACCTATCGTTTTGCGCAGCGTCCGGACGACACGTTCTTTTATCCCGATACCTCTTATGTCCTGGACATGCAGGAATCGCTGATCACCAGGGAAAGCAGCGCACCTGCCACTGATGCCGGCGCCTTACAGCTGCCCGACGGCGACGGCCGCATCCTGCATTACTGGGAAAGCGGCGACAACACCAATTCCTTCGGGGTAGACCTCCGGCTGCCGAAGCCCACGCAGGTAGCGCTGTACCTGCCTTCGCTAAAGGTATCTTCCCTGCGGCTGGAAGTATATGACAACGAGAGCGGCAAAAATCTGTTCCGCCGTACCCTCACCAACCTTTGGGGCGGCGCCTGGGAAGTGCTGCGTCTCGAAGGCAACGTACGCATCGTGCTGCACGCCAACGCATGGTGGTATACGCCCAAACTGGCGGCGCTGCTGTTTGACCAGCCATCATCTGACAGCATTTTTGTGAAAGAAGATTTTGATACCCGCGGCAACTGGAAAGGGGTGTACGGCGCTTCAGGGCACTACATCGTGGGAACGGATTCCCGTTTACCCGCCGGCGTTACCCTTACGCAGGCCTTCAAAGAGATCAGGCAGCCGTTGATATGGCCGGCAGGCGTACGACACTATACCTATCAGAAGAACCCCGTTACACCCGACAACTCAGGGCTTGGTTATTCGTATGACAACGTATTGCTGGCCTTTAACGTGGTCCCGGAGGGCAAAGACGGTATGCTGGCGCATCCGCCGGGCACCATGCCACGGTATACCGGTTATAAATGCACCGATTACGAGTATGCGTTCAACCCTGTGGCCGCGGAGTATGGCGGAGGGACCGAAATATGGCGGCTGCTGGCGCCAGGGCTTAACAGGAAACATTTTTTCCCGAGGCAGCCCAAATCAGCCAAAGAAGGACCGGTGAGCAACGGCCGGCTGGCGATCCGGCGCGAAGGCAATACCGTGATCACCGAATGCGCTATTCCGTGGGAGGAGATACCCGACGTAAAAGCCGCGGTGGACAAAGGACAGCTGGTAAAACTTTCTTTCCGGGTGAATGACAACGGCGCCCCCGGCAGTTGTATGGAGCTGGCTAAAGAGCGGAGCGTGTCCAAACAGAATGCCCGGGCGTTTCACCCTGACTGGAAGGTGCATTGGTCCAATGAAGTGGAGTTCGGCATAGAAAAATGAGCTAGTCCTTTGCGAACCGTATAATTATTTCCGTTACCTGGAAACTGCTGCGTGCCGGTTTTTTCTCTCCCGGCACCACCAGTCTGAAAGGTCCTTTCCCGGCGGGCAGCGGTTGTCCGCCGGATTCATCTGCCAGTATCACTACCCTGTCGGTAAAGCTGCTGTCCAGCTCAGCCAGCGAGAACAGCACCTCATAGCCGTCGGCACAACGCACCAGCAGGTATTTGCTGAGGTTTTCACCTCTCAGCGTTTTACCGGTGGTGACGCCCGCCTGCTCCAGGATAGCCTGTACCGGCACGCCGGTATAGGCGTGATCGTTACCATCGCGGTCTTTCAGGGAAACAGTGGCGCGCTTCATCTGGCGCAGCGTTTCAGGATAGAGCGTCAGCGGGCGGGTAACCTCGCCGGAGACTTTCACCGCAGGCCGCTGTTGCGCCATGGCAGTGATGCCGGTGAGCAGCAGCAGCGCTATACAACAGTTCTTTATCATCAGATTAATCATGGTTAAACGGATTGGAAAAACGCGGACAACACTTTTTTATGCGTAAATATAACAGAAAGCGGCCAACGTTTTCTTAAAGGGTAACTTCCGGAAAAAATAATATGCCCCCGGCAACAGATAGCTCTAAACCGACGTACCTTGCAATCCACTTTATCTATCATCTGAAACCATTGTTATCATGAAAAAGGTATTCCTGTTGCTCGGTATCTGTACCGTGGCGGGCACTACTACGCAGGCCCAGCTGTTTGACCGTATCAAAAACAAAGTACAGCAAAAAGTCAATGAGAAGATCGACAAAACCATCGACGACGCTACCGCTCCCAAAAAGAAAGGCGAACAAGGCTCTACCAACTCCGGCGATACGCCCGCTCCGGAAGACACCGGCAATAACGCACCGGTAGCTGCCAATAGCGGTCCTGCCAACACCGATATCAAGTCTTATTCCCGGTTTGACTTTATACCGGGAGAAAAAATCATCGTGCAGGAGAATTTCGCGCAGGACCCTGTGGGCGAGTTTCCCGGCCAATGGAACACTCGTTCCGGTGCTGAAATAGTGACCGTGAGCAACCGCCCCGGCAAATGGCTGGCCATCAAACAGGATGGTATTTTTTACCCTGAATACCTGACCAGCAACCTTCCTGACAATTTCACACTCCAGGTGGATATCATGGCCAGCAACGGCATCGCCGGCATTGGCATGCTAACGGTAAGCGTACTGAAAGCCACCGGCACAGAAGAGAAATTTGACCTGGGAGGCAAAGAGCATATCATGGCGCCTTCTTTTAAAGTAGGTTTAGCACCCAAATCCTCCGGTCAGGGCTATCTCAGTTATTCATCCAACCTAATCGGCGATAACACCATCAACGGTTTGCCGGTATTCAATGTGCCGAAGAAAAACTATGTGCGGCTGTCTCTCTGGCGCCAGAAACAACGGGTTCGCGTGTACCTGGACAGCACCAAAATAGTGGACCTGCCACGAGCACTGGATGCGGGTGCCGTGCTGAACACCCTGGCTTTTGCAGCATATGCGCCCGACTATGATCAACAGGATGGTACCTTTTACATTGGCAACATCACCCTGGCGGTAGGCGCCCCAGATACCCGCAACAAGCTGATCACAGAAGGCAAATTCATCTCTCATGGTATTCTCTTCGACACCAACAGCGACCAGATAAAACCGGAATCATACGGTGCCCTGAAAGATATCGCCAATGTGCTGACTGAAAGTGCTGCCATAAGGGTAAAAATCGTTGGTCATACCGACGCCGATGGCAACGAGAAGCTGAACCTCGACCTGTCCAAACGTAGGGCCGAGGCTGTGAAAGCAGCGCTGGTAAAAGATTTCGGTATCGATGTGGCCCGCCTCGAAACAGATGGTAAAGGCAAGACCCAACCCATTGATAATAACAATACCGAAGTAGGCAAGGCAAACAACCGCAGGGTGGAATTCATTAAATTATGAATAACTCCTAAAAGCAAAGCGGCGGCGCCTTCCGGTGCCGCCGCTTTGCTTTTATATTTCCCGCTGATCAATGTTTACTTTTCCGGCTATTATCATCCGGTGTGGCATCCATAAACAGATTACCGTCCAGGGTTACCGAGTCGACAATTTTACTTGCCGGCACCGTCAGCTGCAGTGCACGCAGATTTTTCTTCCATACGGCCGGCGTCTGATGCACGGTGGAAGAAGATCCGTCAGCATAATGGACCACCACATCGAAAGGAATGGCAAAACCACCTTCGTTGACGATAGACAGCGTGGCCGTTTTTCCTTTCACCGTCACCCCCGCCAGTTTCAGGTCGATATAGTTATTACTGAAGAACCAGTTCTGCCAGAACCAGTTTAAATCCTGTCCTGCTGCGGCGTTGAAGCTATAGAAATAATCCCACGGAATGGGGTGTTTGCCATGCCATTTGTCCATGTACGCATGCAGACATTTGCGGAACAACACATCGCCCAGCAGGTCTTTCAGCGCCAGGTAAGACAACGACGCTTTGCCATAGGAGTTGACGGAGTAACCATCGCCTGTTACCTGGTTAGACATGGTGATAATGGGCTGATCTTCTTCCGTGGACGGGTCGCTGATATAGCGTGCCACACGGAACTTCCGGTAAAAGTCATCGGCGCTGGCTTTGCCCTTTTCATGTATGCGCACCAGGTATTCGAAGGTAGTGGCCCATCCTTCATCCATAAAAGCGTAGCGGCTTTCGTTGATGCCCATATAGAAGGGGAAATAGGTATGCGCCATTTCATGGTCCTGCAGCAGTTGCGCAAAATCGAGGTCCTGCCCCACGGAGCCATCATTCACCATCATTGGATATTCCATATCGGCATACCCCTGGAACGCGGTCATCACCGGGTAGGGATAAGCCACGCCCGGCCAGTGATGGGAGAAATAAGACAGGGCGGTGTGGGAGAAAGCGACAGAATGCCTGAAGTCGTAAGCCGTATCATGATAGGCTGCCTGTATACTGGCACGGCGGCGGGTGGCGCTGTCCACCACAACGCTGGCCGCATCCCAAACATAGTGGTCGCTCACGCCCAGCGCCACATCGGGAATATGATCGTAGCTGAATTTCCAGGTGTTCCATTCCTGCTGCAGGGTGACTTTGCCGCCGGCCATTTCTTCCCGGGTGGCGATATGCAGGCAGGAATCGCTGCTGTAGGACTTTTTCAGGCGCGAAGCAAACTCCGGTTGCAGTACTTCCGCAGCGTTGAGCAGGTTACCGGTACCCCACACCACGAAGTTCTTCGGCACTTTCACGGCCACCCGGTAATCGTTAAAGTCATTGTAGAACTCCACGCGGCCGGTATGCTGCAGCATGTTCCATCCGTTGTAGTCGTCATACACGGCTACCCGGGGATGGTAATAAGCAAGAAAATAAGTGGTGCTGTCGATAATGCCTTCCCTGCCGCTTTCCGCTGACAGTTCCTGGCGCCAGCTGATCCGCAGCTGCAGGCTGTCTTTCGGGGCCAGCGGCGATGGCAGTGCAATGGTGCCGACCGTTCCCTGGTCATTATTATAAGCGACCGTTTTACCATTGATCACGAGCGTGTCTATCACCACGCCGGCGGAGAGGTATTTTTTGCTGACATACCCGGACCGGGGTGATTGTGGTTTATGATGATTGCCGATCAAATCGAGCACAAGCGTTTCAAGTTCGTCGGGGCTGTTGTTGATATAAGTGATACTTTCTTTGCCATATACTACCGGAGAAGGGGGGTTAATGGTAAGATGAATATCATACCGACCTTTGTTCTGCCAATACCTGGCACCCGGATTACCGCTGCGGGAGCGGGTCTGGTTCTCATAAGCCTTCCTGATATTACGGGGTTCGTACAGCTGTTGCGCCTGCACCGCTACGGTGGTAGCCGCCAGTAATAACAGGGTGTTTAAACATTTTTTCATAAGCCTGAATTGTTGCAGGGATAAAAATAGGAAAACTTGCCTCAAAAAACGGCTGTTGTTCAGTCCGCTCCCGGCATACAGGCACAATGATTGTGCGTTTTTTTATAAAAACGAACTGCCATGAGTACATTTCATATCGATTATCACGGACAGCTGATTGCCGTCTCGCAGGAGTCGGCTGACAATTTCCTGGTGGCGCTGCCCAACAAAACCATGCGGTTAGTCCGCAAGCAGGACAGTGACGGTGCAGATTACTGGTTTGAGAAAGACACCGACAACGAAACGCCGGAAACAGCAGAACTGGGCGCAGCCATTGAAGTGGTCATGGGCAGCTGACCCACCTCCCAGGTTCCCGGTATTTTTTTATCAAGAGTCCCGCAGTTGATGCTCAACTGCGGGACTTTCTTTATCTTCGCATCCATTAACACAGACTGGCTGCTTAACCCAATTTTATTAAGTGGATCACCTATAGACAGGAAACCTTACTATTACTATTCACACATATGAAAAACGTCTATCACCCATGATGACACATTATGATGTCACCAAACTGGAACATCTTGAAAGAAAAACCGACTGGAAAAAAAATTACGCACATTTCGCCTCCGGAAACAAACTATTACTGGCACCTACCCTATTGATCGCTATCGGCGGCCTTACCCTCTTTCTGCTGAACAAAACACGACTGCTGCAAAGCGGTTACGGACTAATGGCCGGATTGATCACCATGGCCGGCGTGGTCCTTTTTGTCATCATCTCGGTAAGAGGGAAAAAACAGGTATTGGAAAACATCTCCCAAAAACCGGTATGCCTGGCAAAGATTATCAGGTCCAACGAACAGCAACAGGTGTA encodes:
- a CDS encoding molybdopterin-dependent oxidoreductase, which produces MIKNCCIALLLLTGITAMAQQRPAVKVSGEVTRPLTLYPETLRQMKRATVSLKDRDGNDHAYTGVPVQAILEQAGVTTGKTLRGENLSKYLLVRCADGYEVLFSLAELDSSFTDRVVILADESGGQPLPAGKGPFRLVVPGEKKPARSSFQVTEIIIRFAKD
- a CDS encoding OmpA family protein — protein: MKKVFLLLGICTVAGTTTQAQLFDRIKNKVQQKVNEKIDKTIDDATAPKKKGEQGSTNSGDTPAPEDTGNNAPVAANSGPANTDIKSYSRFDFIPGEKIIVQENFAQDPVGEFPGQWNTRSGAEIVTVSNRPGKWLAIKQDGIFYPEYLTSNLPDNFTLQVDIMASNGIAGIGMLTVSVLKATGTEEKFDLGGKEHIMAPSFKVGLAPKSSGQGYLSYSSNLIGDNTINGLPVFNVPKKNYVRLSLWRQKQRVRVYLDSTKIVDLPRALDAGAVLNTLAFAAYAPDYDQQDGTFYIGNITLAVGAPDTRNKLITEGKFISHGILFDTNSDQIKPESYGALKDIANVLTESAAIRVKIVGHTDADGNEKLNLDLSKRRAEAVKAALVKDFGIDVARLETDGKGKTQPIDNNNTEVGKANNRRVEFIKL
- a CDS encoding M1 family metallopeptidase, with the translated sequence MKKCLNTLLLLAATTVAVQAQQLYEPRNIRKAYENQTRSRSGNPGARYWQNKGRYDIHLTINPPSPVVYGKESITYINNSPDELETLVLDLIGNHHKPQSPRSGYVSKKYLSAGVVIDTLVINGKTVAYNNDQGTVGTIALPSPLAPKDSLQLRISWRQELSAESGREGIIDSTTYFLAYYHPRVAVYDDYNGWNMLQHTGRVEFYNDFNDYRVAVKVPKNFVVWGTGNLLNAAEVLQPEFASRLKKSYSSDSCLHIATREEMAGGKVTLQQEWNTWKFSYDHIPDVALGVSDHYVWDAASVVVDSATRRRASIQAAYHDTAYDFRHSVAFSHTALSYFSHHWPGVAYPYPVMTAFQGYADMEYPMMVNDGSVGQDLDFAQLLQDHEMAHTYFPFYMGINESRYAFMDEGWATTFEYLVRIHEKGKASADDFYRKFRVARYISDPSTEEDQPIITMSNQVTGDGYSVNSYGKASLSYLALKDLLGDVLFRKCLHAYMDKWHGKHPIPWDYFYSFNAAAGQDLNWFWQNWFFSNNYIDLKLAGVTVKGKTATLSIVNEGGFAIPFDVVVHYADGSSSTVHQTPAVWKKNLRALQLTVPASKIVDSVTLDGNLFMDATPDDNSRKSKH